In the genome of Streptomyces collinus, one region contains:
- a CDS encoding GntR family transcriptional regulator, with protein sequence MGPKSERVYRTIREWIAEGRYSPGSKLPSERTLSEGLEIGRTALRQVLAKLVAEGVVEVHGRSSYRVPDRSVTTEAPADVEPWQIHGERTLYDNRWVKLSLVDVEPPGVDRFEHHVVKLHHVAIAAVIDDQDRVLMMWRYRFVPDAFGWELPGGIVDQGEDPLQTALREVEEETGWRPNALEHVVTYQPMVGMVDSPHDIFVGEGAKLVGEPTDLEEAGHIAWVPLSDIPGLMVRGELMGSGTLVALLHVLASRGSGASPTSAA encoded by the coding sequence ATGGGACCGAAGTCGGAGCGGGTCTACCGCACGATTCGTGAGTGGATCGCTGAGGGCAGGTACTCGCCGGGCTCCAAGCTTCCGTCCGAACGGACCCTGTCGGAGGGCCTGGAGATCGGCCGCACGGCCCTGCGTCAAGTGCTGGCCAAGCTGGTTGCCGAGGGCGTCGTCGAGGTACACGGCCGTAGTTCGTACCGAGTGCCGGATCGATCCGTGACCACAGAAGCGCCGGCGGATGTCGAGCCATGGCAGATCCACGGTGAGCGGACGCTGTATGACAACCGGTGGGTGAAGCTGAGCCTCGTCGATGTCGAGCCGCCCGGCGTCGACCGCTTCGAGCACCATGTGGTCAAGCTTCACCATGTGGCCATCGCTGCCGTCATCGACGACCAAGACCGTGTGCTCATGATGTGGCGGTACCGCTTCGTCCCTGATGCCTTCGGCTGGGAGCTGCCGGGTGGCATCGTCGACCAGGGGGAAGACCCTCTTCAGACGGCCCTGCGTGAGGTCGAGGAAGAGACCGGGTGGCGGCCGAACGCCCTGGAGCACGTGGTCACTTACCAGCCCATGGTCGGCATGGTCGACTCGCCTCACGACATCTTCGTCGGTGAGGGAGCGAAGCTCGTGGGGGAGCCGACCGACCTGGAAGAGGCGGGGCATATCGCCTGGGTGCCGCTGTCTGACATTCCGGGCCTGATGGTTCGTGGCGAGCTGATGGGGTCCGGCACGTTGGTCGCCCTTCTCCATGTGCTCGCTTCACGAGGGTCCGGCGCCTCGCCTACAAGCGCTGCGTGA
- a CDS encoding XRE family transcriptional regulator — protein sequence MLTVASTASLRVYVSEWENGRRTISSYYAKILRALLGLTDVELGGGAQPPAPATADGYDELIDRIDEARNVSLTMVKTFMDQTELLRTIDRQMGAASLVDQMTAHLTRLEDALTFAVLPETRRPVALALTGAATLAAWQALDVGAVERAWRHYELGKRAAQEAEEPMYLAHATAEQAYVLCDAGRPEMAVHLVREAQRLGGPGMSPRLKAWLHAAEAEICARAGLQEDCRRALDHAIRHLPAGDEARDPDMLSIFLNEGHLTRWRGNALALIGDGEAVDNLYAALETTDPTFVRASAGLHCDLAQAHLARGEHDQARKHLRQARLMASRTKSVRHRRRIEQLTQRL from the coding sequence ATGCTCACCGTCGCCTCAACCGCGAGTTTGCGAGTGTACGTCTCGGAATGGGAGAACGGCCGACGAACGATCTCCAGCTACTACGCCAAGATCCTCCGTGCCCTCCTCGGCCTCACCGACGTCGAACTCGGAGGCGGAGCGCAGCCGCCGGCACCCGCGACGGCGGACGGCTACGACGAGCTGATAGACCGGATCGACGAGGCGCGGAACGTCAGCCTGACCATGGTGAAGACGTTCATGGACCAGACTGAACTGCTCCGCACCATCGACCGCCAGATGGGCGCCGCAAGCCTGGTCGACCAGATGACAGCCCACCTGACGCGGCTGGAAGACGCCCTCACCTTCGCCGTACTCCCGGAGACCCGACGCCCGGTCGCCCTGGCCCTGACCGGTGCGGCAACCCTCGCAGCCTGGCAGGCCCTTGACGTCGGAGCCGTCGAACGAGCCTGGCGTCACTACGAGCTGGGCAAGCGCGCCGCCCAAGAGGCCGAGGAACCGATGTACCTCGCCCACGCCACCGCCGAGCAGGCATACGTGCTCTGCGACGCCGGGCGCCCCGAAATGGCGGTGCACCTGGTTCGAGAAGCACAACGTCTCGGAGGACCGGGCATGTCCCCTCGCCTCAAGGCGTGGCTGCACGCAGCCGAAGCGGAAATCTGCGCCCGAGCTGGGCTCCAAGAAGACTGCCGACGGGCCCTCGACCATGCGATACGTCACCTGCCCGCAGGAGATGAAGCCCGCGATCCGGACATGCTGAGCATCTTCCTGAACGAAGGCCACCTCACCAGGTGGCGCGGCAACGCACTCGCTCTCATCGGCGACGGCGAAGCCGTGGACAACCTGTATGCCGCACTGGAGACGACCGACCCCACGTTCGTCAGAGCGTCGGCGGGACTCCACTGCGACTTGGCCCAAGCCCACCTGGCCCGCGGGGAGCACGACCAAGCCCGAAAGCACCTGCGGCAAGCCCGGCTCATGGCGAGCCGGACCAAGTCAGTACGTCACAGGCGCCGGATAGAGCAGCTCACGCAGCGCTTGTAG
- a CDS encoding SCO3933 family regulatory protein yields MRQIPVDTSTATVMVAKAPQPKVRDRRTGEIATDADGVKLMTVDVMFAANDEVEILSVAVPEPGISSDLAMGTPVALTGLIARPWENEFNGQKRHGIAFRAVAVTSLAATGSASEAA; encoded by the coding sequence ATGCGTCAGATTCCCGTAGACACGTCCACCGCGACTGTGATGGTCGCTAAGGCTCCGCAGCCCAAGGTGCGTGACCGTCGTACCGGCGAGATCGCCACCGACGCCGACGGCGTCAAGCTGATGACCGTCGACGTGATGTTCGCCGCCAACGACGAAGTCGAGATCCTCTCCGTCGCCGTCCCGGAGCCCGGTATTTCCAGTGACCTGGCCATGGGCACCCCGGTGGCCCTGACGGGTCTGATCGCCCGGCCGTGGGAGAACGAGTTCAACGGGCAGAAGCGGCACGGCATCGCCTTCCGCGCGGTCGCCGTCACCTCGCTGGCCGCCACCGGCTCGGCATCCGAGGCGGCCTGA
- a CDS encoding FtsK/SpoIIIE domain-containing protein has product MTWFMVAVVVVVVAAGLLRWRRPAWYWLAFGVVLATVRVLVRYSSVMEACGLTVPPSRWRLALARVANRPVPESRAPRILRLRPTRTGLVLRLKLRPGQDAFDVASATDRLRHSFGMYGVNSREVRSGVVEVRMTGYDVLKQVQMPAKTDTRPMRVPVALREDGSVHYRDYRAVPHGLTLGATESGKSVYQRNLVAGLAPMDVALVGIDCKQGVELFPLARRFSALADNPDTALELLEALVSHMEEVYQLIRAEQRISVAVPDAEIAADIWDLPEDIRPVPVVVLVDEVAELALFASKEEEKRRDRIITALVRLAQLGRAAGIYLEICGQRFGSELGKGITMLRAQLTGRTAHRVNDETSANMAFGDISPDAVLAAIQIPAETRGLAIAGDSTGGWHRIRAPHTSLRQAVNTCNKYADRTPDVPALAPFRPAVAALPSARVPLSKTAPATA; this is encoded by the coding sequence ATGACCTGGTTCATGGTCGCTGTGGTTGTGGTCGTCGTCGCTGCGGGTCTTCTGCGGTGGCGGCGCCCCGCCTGGTACTGGCTGGCCTTCGGCGTCGTCCTCGCCACGGTGCGGGTACTGGTCCGGTACTCCTCGGTCATGGAGGCCTGCGGGCTGACGGTTCCCCCCTCGCGCTGGCGGCTGGCGCTGGCCCGGGTGGCCAACCGGCCGGTGCCGGAGTCCCGCGCGCCGCGCATCCTGCGTCTGCGCCCGACCCGCACCGGTCTCGTCCTGCGGCTCAAGCTCCGTCCCGGACAGGACGCCTTCGACGTGGCGTCCGCGACGGACCGGCTGCGGCACTCCTTCGGGATGTACGGCGTGAACTCCCGAGAGGTGCGCTCCGGTGTCGTTGAGGTGCGGATGACCGGCTATGACGTGCTCAAGCAGGTCCAGATGCCTGCCAAGACCGACACGCGCCCGATGCGGGTTCCTGTCGCGCTGCGGGAGGACGGCTCGGTGCACTATCGCGACTATCGCGCCGTTCCCCATGGCCTGACCCTCGGGGCCACGGAGTCCGGCAAGTCCGTCTACCAGCGCAACCTGGTCGCCGGTCTCGCCCCGATGGACGTCGCCCTGGTCGGCATCGACTGCAAGCAAGGCGTCGAACTGTTCCCCCTCGCCCGCCGCTTCTCCGCCCTCGCCGACAACCCCGACACCGCCCTGGAACTGCTCGAAGCGCTGGTGTCCCACATGGAAGAGGTCTACCAACTGATCCGGGCCGAGCAGCGCATCAGTGTCGCCGTGCCGGATGCGGAGATCGCCGCCGACATCTGGGACCTGCCCGAAGACATCCGCCCCGTACCGGTCGTGGTCTTGGTCGACGAGGTCGCCGAACTCGCCCTGTTCGCCAGCAAGGAGGAGGAGAAGCGCCGGGACCGGATCATCACCGCCCTGGTTCGCCTCGCTCAGCTCGGCCGCGCGGCCGGGATCTACCTGGAGATCTGCGGGCAGCGTTTCGGCTCCGAACTCGGCAAGGGCATCACCATGCTCCGCGCCCAGCTCACCGGCCGCACCGCCCACCGCGTCAACGACGAAACCTCCGCCAACATGGCCTTCGGCGACATCTCCCCGGACGCCGTCCTGGCCGCCATCCAGATACCCGCCGAGACACGCGGGCTGGCCATTGCCGGGGACTCGACCGGTGGCTGGCACCGCATCCGGGCCCCGCACACCTCGCTGCGCCAGGCCGTGAACACCTGCAACAAGTACGCCGACCGCACCCCCGACGTGCCCGCCCTGGCCCCGTTCCGGCCCGCGGTCGCCGCGCTGCCCTCGGCCCGGGTGCCGCTGTCCAAGACAGCCCCCGCCACCGCCTGA
- a CDS encoding DUF2637 domain-containing protein, with translation MARPALRIDAVLVQAVIAGALSFAHLHDLAAAAGQDGWKAWAYPISVDLLLVAAWRRLRSDGPSRLAWCWFVIALVASLGANVATAGLLDLTDVPAWLRILVAAWPALAFMGGTLLAHSATEQVPEPPAPAAPATEPNPEPVTETEPEPAPVPAADDTPALPAAEPAPASSVPAALVDHARKVADDHHARTGTPIDTDTLRARLGVPPQLADAIAAQLT, from the coding sequence ATGGCCCGCCCCGCTCTCCGTATCGACGCCGTCCTGGTCCAGGCCGTCATCGCCGGGGCGCTGTCCTTCGCCCACCTCCACGACCTGGCCGCCGCTGCCGGACAGGACGGCTGGAAAGCCTGGGCCTACCCGATCAGCGTCGACCTGCTCCTGGTCGCTGCCTGGCGGCGGCTCCGCTCCGACGGGCCGTCCCGGCTGGCCTGGTGCTGGTTCGTGATCGCCCTGGTCGCCTCCCTCGGCGCCAACGTCGCCACCGCCGGACTCCTCGACCTGACCGACGTCCCGGCCTGGCTGCGCATCCTCGTCGCCGCCTGGCCCGCCCTGGCCTTCATGGGCGGCACCCTCCTTGCCCACTCCGCCACAGAGCAGGTGCCGGAACCGCCGGCACCCGCAGCCCCAGCCACCGAGCCGAACCCCGAGCCGGTCACCGAAACCGAACCTGAGCCTGCGCCGGTCCCGGCAGCCGACGACACCCCGGCCCTCCCGGCCGCCGAGCCCGCCCCGGCCTCGTCGGTCCCGGCCGCGCTGGTCGACCACGCCCGCAAGGTCGCCGACGACCACCACGCCCGCACCGGTACGCCGATCGACACCGACACCCTGCGCGCCCGCCTCGGCGTCCCGCCCCAGCTCGCCGACGCCATCGCCGCCCAACTCACCTGA
- a CDS encoding mobile element transfer protein encodes MPARDHFHSVMRIGPVQIGTHRDRNGRTKYAAVCTADRCGWSSDYSSQSAAQLAARTHRCRVR; translated from the coding sequence ATGCCCGCCCGCGACCACTTCCACTCCGTGATGCGCATCGGACCCGTGCAGATCGGCACCCACCGCGACCGCAACGGCCGCACCAAGTACGCCGCCGTGTGCACCGCCGACCGCTGCGGCTGGTCCTCCGACTACTCCAGCCAGTCCGCCGCCCAGCTCGCCGCCCGCACCCACCGCTGCCGGGTCCGCTAG
- a CDS encoding SpdD-like protein has protein sequence MFRPKIPTMPTPTGQVTPPVVVEPTTIVPAAQTPPPAPVAPAPAPVRPTVQLTPGTALALVGGGTAVVLVVGAVLVSMLLAVAITGASVAVCAVVLRSLLASEMKRR, from the coding sequence ATGTTCCGTCCGAAGATCCCGACCATGCCCACGCCGACCGGCCAGGTCACACCGCCTGTCGTGGTCGAGCCGACCACCATCGTCCCGGCCGCCCAGACCCCGCCGCCCGCTCCGGTGGCCCCGGCTCCGGCGCCCGTACGGCCGACGGTGCAGCTGACCCCTGGAACCGCTCTCGCCCTCGTCGGTGGCGGCACCGCCGTGGTCCTGGTCGTCGGCGCCGTCCTGGTCTCCATGCTCCTGGCGGTCGCCATCACCGGCGCCTCGGTCGCCGTCTGCGCCGTCGTCCTGCGCTCGCTGCTCGCCTCGGAGATGAAGCGACGCTGA
- the repSA gene encoding replication initiator protein RepSA: protein MPDMLDPTTLGDLLRVASASDYHRWHEQIRRTGGCADPIHLTGWTLTKDKTTGETLHHYATANEPGGRLRVACGNRRASRCPSCAWTYAGDTYHLIRAGLAGDDRRDIPATVRDHPRVFATLTAPSFGPVHNRPDRGVCRCGDHHAADDPDLGTALDSATYDYAGAVLFNNHAGQLWQRFTNRLRREIAARAGITQRELSECARLSYGKVAEFQKRGALHFHAVIRIDGPDGPDTPPPSWATVDLLSDSIRAAAAHSYTSVSVPAAEDQPARTFRWGTQLDVRPVKTFGDGSDITEQAVASYVAKYATKAAENTGTLDRRIGELSELDRHQVPDHTRRLIQACKQLDPLYPDRRLWAWAHMLGFRGHFSSKSRRYSTTLGALRQARADYRAAQEHAALGLDDREPDTVLVLADWQYAGHGHTPGESALAATIARDLQLNRETAREALRDQLALEGAAA from the coding sequence GTGCCTGACATGCTCGACCCGACCACCCTCGGCGACCTGCTGAGGGTGGCTTCGGCCTCCGACTACCACCGCTGGCACGAGCAGATCCGCCGCACCGGCGGCTGCGCCGACCCCATCCACCTCACCGGCTGGACCCTCACCAAGGACAAGACCACCGGCGAAACCCTGCACCACTACGCCACCGCCAACGAGCCCGGCGGACGCCTCCGCGTCGCCTGCGGCAACCGCCGAGCCTCCCGCTGCCCCTCCTGCGCCTGGACCTACGCGGGCGACACCTACCACCTCATCCGTGCGGGCCTGGCCGGAGACGACCGACGCGACATCCCCGCCACCGTCCGGGACCATCCGAGGGTCTTCGCCACCCTCACCGCCCCCTCCTTCGGCCCGGTCCACAACCGGCCCGATCGTGGAGTCTGCCGCTGTGGTGACCACCACGCCGCTGACGATCCCGACCTCGGCACCGCGCTGGACTCGGCCACATACGACTACGCGGGCGCGGTGCTGTTCAACAACCATGCCGGACAGCTCTGGCAGCGCTTCACCAACCGGCTCCGCCGCGAGATCGCCGCCCGCGCCGGCATCACCCAGCGAGAGCTGAGCGAGTGCGCCCGCCTGTCGTATGGCAAGGTCGCCGAGTTCCAGAAGCGCGGCGCCCTGCACTTCCACGCCGTGATCCGCATCGACGGTCCCGACGGACCCGACACCCCGCCGCCGTCCTGGGCCACGGTCGACCTTCTCAGCGACTCGATCCGTGCAGCTGCTGCGCACTCCTACACTTCGGTCTCCGTCCCCGCCGCCGAGGACCAACCGGCCCGCACCTTCCGCTGGGGCACCCAGCTCGACGTCCGGCCCGTGAAGACCTTCGGCGACGGCTCCGACATCACCGAACAGGCCGTCGCCTCCTACGTCGCCAAGTACGCCACCAAAGCCGCCGAGAACACCGGCACGCTCGACCGCCGCATCGGCGAACTCTCCGAACTCGACCGCCACCAAGTCCCCGACCACACCCGCCGCCTCATCCAGGCATGCAAGCAGCTCGACCCGCTCTACCCCGACCGACGGCTGTGGGCCTGGGCTCACATGCTCGGCTTCCGCGGCCACTTCTCCTCCAAGTCCCGCCGCTACTCCACCACCCTCGGTGCCCTCCGCCAGGCCCGCGCCGACTACCGCGCCGCCCAGGAACACGCCGCCCTCGGCCTGGACGACCGCGAGCCCGACACCGTCCTGGTCCTGGCCGACTGGCAGTACGCCGGACACGGCCACACCCCCGGCGAATCCGCCCTCGCCGCCACCATCGCCCGCGACCTCCAACTCAACCGCGAAACCGCCCGCGAAGCCCTACGCGACCAACTCGCCCTGGAAGGAGCCGCAGCATGA
- a CDS encoding helix-turn-helix domain-containing protein, which translates to MTTATPELLTVSDVMTRLKVGRSKVYDLIRTHRLASIKIDGARRIPADAVHDFIQHQLEEAA; encoded by the coding sequence ATGACCACTGCCACCCCTGAACTGCTGACGGTGTCGGACGTCATGACGCGGCTCAAGGTCGGACGCTCCAAGGTCTACGACCTGATCCGTACGCACCGGCTGGCCTCCATCAAGATCGATGGGGCTCGTCGCATACCTGCCGATGCCGTGCACGACTTCATCCAGCACCAGCTGGAGGAGGCCGCCTGA